In Archangium violaceum, the following are encoded in one genomic region:
- a CDS encoding PP2C family protein-serine/threonine phosphatase, whose translation MSRTDSGAATHVGRRPNNEDSYCQRSDLGLFAVADGLGGHEGGEVASQLVLRTVADFLSAQQGQQVPGTPSEGEPANGPESLIVQAVRQAHQEVRAQQSGKLSMMASTITAVLLRDGEAVVCNLGDSRTFLVRGGVLRRLTRDHTVLAEMEEAGLDTKNPFAAMHRNSLTGAVGMEASVEIECKHVSLQAGDVLVLCSDGLYEPVPPAVMVPLLEQGGSAQEMAERLVAEAYNRGGTDNITGIVVRIL comes from the coding sequence ATGTCTCGAACCGACAGCGGCGCGGCCACACACGTGGGCCGCAGGCCGAACAACGAGGACTCCTACTGCCAGCGGTCCGACCTGGGACTCTTCGCGGTCGCGGATGGTCTGGGCGGGCATGAGGGCGGAGAGGTGGCCAGCCAGCTGGTGCTACGCACGGTGGCCGATTTCCTGTCCGCCCAGCAGGGCCAGCAGGTGCCCGGCACGCCGTCGGAGGGCGAGCCGGCCAATGGACCCGAGAGCCTCATCGTCCAGGCCGTGCGCCAGGCCCACCAGGAGGTGCGCGCGCAGCAGAGTGGCAAGCTGTCGATGATGGCCTCGACCATCACCGCGGTGCTGCTCAGGGACGGGGAGGCCGTCGTCTGCAACCTCGGCGACAGCCGGACCTTCCTGGTGCGGGGCGGGGTGCTGCGGCGGTTGACGCGGGACCACACGGTGCTCGCGGAGATGGAGGAGGCGGGGCTGGACACGAAGAACCCCTTCGCCGCCATGCACCGCAACTCCCTGACGGGCGCGGTGGGCATGGAGGCCAGCGTCGAGATCGAGTGCAAGCACGTCTCCTTGCAGGCCGGGGACGTGCTGGTCCTCTGCAGTGATGGGCTGTACGAGCCGGTGCCGCCAGCCGTCATGGTGCCCTTGCTGGAGCAGGGGGGCTCGGCCCAGGAGATGGCCGAGCGGCTCGTCGCGGAGGCCTACAACCGTGGGGGCACCGACAACATCACGGGCATCGTGGTCCGGATATTGTAG
- a CDS encoding serine/threonine protein kinase, whose product MRENESAGGAWGPPGLDCTPGAQVAGFTVEARLASGSFGAVLRASRGGRAFALKLLPLDVRGEREVDSLRKVRHPHVVGLHGYSLWPDDAPRFLVLVLELVEGRPLDVWALEENPSALGLVRQVLLPLASALAAVHASGVVHRDIKEANVLVREADGQPVLVDFGAAGYAGAPRLTAVLPPGTPEYRSPEAWRFVRESDSSEPYPAGPSDDLWALGVATYALLTRRLPFGERLEPGMIRAILQETPAAPHALNSRVPRALSDLCLRMLEKAPEARFPDAGALATALEAELSRADDSWRTPLFPGDSRPVKQAPPVRERPWRTPRRWGAGLALLAALVAAGALSLLAVKGWRPSRASSTTQRVESADPLPSQKAGSRQELAPPQVTGDVGAGAAPPESSIPAPVARATSSEEPEMTKSKPLRGLVAATAVACSACATTPQLPTQADCPPGVRETYERFKMKKGPQPPILLSNDVHSVMPVREGDFSIIPLPGWGDIPSGTAMSGRLVFGKNQVYGRFTEMRLPSGETLPICLELSRYGERGVPMDSKSTRDRVLIATVFDLIPLPNSMYKY is encoded by the coding sequence ATGCGCGAGAACGAGAGCGCCGGAGGGGCCTGGGGGCCACCCGGGTTGGACTGTACTCCCGGTGCCCAGGTGGCGGGCTTCACCGTCGAGGCGCGGCTCGCCTCCGGCAGCTTCGGTGCCGTCCTCCGCGCCAGCCGGGGCGGACGGGCCTTCGCCCTCAAGCTGCTTCCCCTGGATGTCCGCGGCGAGCGCGAGGTGGACTCCCTGCGCAAGGTCCGCCACCCCCATGTGGTGGGCCTCCACGGCTACAGCCTCTGGCCGGACGACGCCCCGCGCTTCCTGGTGCTCGTCCTGGAGCTCGTCGAGGGCCGTCCCCTGGACGTCTGGGCCCTCGAGGAGAACCCCTCCGCCCTCGGTCTGGTGCGCCAGGTGCTGTTGCCCCTCGCGAGCGCCCTGGCCGCCGTGCATGCCTCGGGTGTGGTGCACCGGGATATCAAGGAGGCCAACGTCCTCGTGCGCGAGGCGGATGGGCAACCCGTGCTGGTGGACTTCGGCGCGGCCGGCTACGCGGGCGCCCCTCGTCTCACCGCCGTGCTCCCCCCCGGGACTCCCGAGTACCGCAGCCCCGAGGCCTGGCGCTTCGTCCGCGAGAGCGACAGCTCCGAGCCCTATCCCGCCGGGCCCTCGGACGACCTGTGGGCGCTCGGGGTCGCCACCTACGCGCTCCTGACGCGCAGGCTGCCCTTCGGCGAGCGGCTCGAACCGGGGATGATCCGCGCCATCCTCCAGGAGACTCCGGCGGCGCCCCACGCGCTCAACTCGCGAGTCCCTCGCGCCCTGAGCGACCTGTGTCTGCGCATGCTGGAGAAGGCGCCCGAGGCTCGGTTCCCGGATGCCGGGGCGCTCGCCACCGCCCTGGAGGCGGAGCTGTCCCGGGCCGACGACTCCTGGCGCACCCCGCTGTTCCCCGGTGACTCGCGGCCCGTGAAACAGGCTCCGCCGGTTCGCGAGCGCCCCTGGCGTACCCCTCGGAGGTGGGGGGCCGGACTCGCGCTGCTCGCGGCGCTCGTGGCGGCCGGAGCGCTCTCCCTCCTCGCCGTGAAGGGGTGGCGACCCTCGCGGGCATCGTCCACCACCCAACGTGTAGAGTCGGCTGACCCCCTCCCGTCTCAAAAGGCTGGCTCCCGCCAGGAATTGGCGCCTCCCCAGGTGACGGGAGACGTTGGCGCCGGCGCGGCACCTCCCGAGTCATCCATCCCCGCGCCCGTCGCCCGTGCGACGTCCAGCGAGGAACCCGAGATGACGAAGTCGAAGCCCCTGCGCGGTCTGGTCGCGGCCACCGCCGTTGCCTGCTCGGCGTGCGCGACCACTCCCCAGCTGCCGACCCAGGCGGACTGTCCACCCGGCGTCCGGGAGACCTATGAGCGCTTCAAGATGAAGAAGGGGCCTCAGCCCCCCATCCTCCTCTCCAACGACGTCCACTCGGTCATGCCCGTGCGCGAGGGCGACTTCTCCATCATTCCGCTCCCCGGTTGGGGCGACATCCCCAGCGGGACGGCCATGTCCGGGCGGCTCGTCTTCGGCAAGAACCAGGTGTATGGCCGCTTCACCGAGATGCGGCTCCCCAGTGGAGAGACCCTCCCCATCTGTCTGGAGCTCAGCCGCTATGGCGAGCGCGGGGTCCCGATGGATTCCAAGAGCACGCGCGACCGGGTGCTCATCGCCACCGTCTTCGATCTGATTCCCCTCCCCAACTCCATGTACAAGTACTGA
- a CDS encoding dipeptidase — protein sequence MIRPLSKFLPALAVSAGLAAPAALACTSMLVTKGASSDGSTLITYSADSHELYGELYFTPARRHAAGAMRDIIEWDTGKFLGRIKEAPVTYSVVGNMNEHQLSISESTFTGRKELSAPAGIIDYGSLIYIALERAKTAREAIKVMTDLVAEYGYASTGESFSIGDPKEAWILEMIGKGEGKKGAVWVARRLPDGYISAHANQARIRQFPLKDPENALYSPDVISFAREKGWFTGADKDFSFADTYHPLDFDSARACEARVWSIFRRAAPSLGLGVEYVDGSSLDKRMPLWVKPDRKLAVQDVMTLMRDHFEGTPLDMTKDVGAGPYAVPYRWRPMSWEVDGKKYLHERAISTQQTGFSFVAQMRAWMPDPIGGLLWFGVDDTFTTVYTPMYAGIRRTPKNLATGVANRGQFSWDSSFWVFNWVSNQAYSRWSDMIVDVQKAQGELEGQFLADQADIEKNAMELYKSTPEQARTYLTEYSTQQGDKVHARWRQLGEQLLVKYIDGNVREETGKVTHPKYPESWYRHIVQDTGTRLMIPAEKKPEAKPEPKPEQKPAQKPSVAPAP from the coding sequence ATGATCCGACCCCTCTCGAAGTTCCTCCCGGCCCTGGCCGTCTCGGCGGGCCTGGCCGCCCCCGCCGCGCTCGCCTGCACCAGCATGCTGGTCACCAAGGGCGCCTCGTCGGACGGCTCCACGCTCATCACCTACTCGGCGGACTCGCACGAGCTGTACGGGGAGCTGTACTTCACCCCCGCGCGCCGCCACGCCGCTGGCGCCATGCGCGACATCATCGAGTGGGACACGGGCAAGTTCCTGGGCCGCATCAAGGAGGCCCCCGTCACCTACTCGGTGGTGGGGAACATGAACGAGCACCAGCTCTCCATCAGCGAGTCCACCTTCACCGGCCGCAAGGAGCTGTCCGCCCCCGCCGGCATCATCGACTACGGCTCGCTCATCTACATCGCCCTGGAGCGCGCCAAGACGGCCCGCGAGGCCATCAAGGTCATGACCGACCTGGTCGCCGAGTACGGCTATGCCTCCACCGGCGAGTCGTTCTCCATCGGTGACCCCAAGGAGGCGTGGATCCTCGAGATGATCGGCAAGGGCGAGGGGAAGAAGGGCGCGGTGTGGGTGGCCCGCCGGCTGCCGGACGGGTACATCTCCGCGCACGCCAACCAAGCGCGCATCCGTCAGTTCCCGCTCAAGGACCCGGAGAACGCCCTCTACTCGCCCGACGTCATCTCCTTCGCGCGCGAGAAGGGCTGGTTCACCGGCGCGGACAAGGACTTCAGCTTCGCGGACACCTACCACCCGCTCGACTTCGACTCCGCGCGCGCGTGCGAGGCGCGCGTGTGGAGCATCTTCCGCCGCGCGGCGCCGTCGCTCGGGCTGGGCGTGGAGTACGTGGACGGCTCGTCGCTGGACAAGCGCATGCCGCTCTGGGTGAAGCCGGACCGCAAGCTGGCCGTGCAGGACGTGATGACGCTCATGCGCGACCACTTCGAGGGCACCCCGCTGGACATGACGAAGGACGTGGGCGCGGGGCCCTATGCCGTGCCCTACCGCTGGCGCCCGATGTCGTGGGAGGTGGACGGCAAGAAGTACCTCCACGAGCGCGCCATCTCCACGCAGCAGACGGGCTTCTCCTTCGTGGCGCAGATGCGCGCGTGGATGCCGGACCCCATCGGCGGCCTGCTCTGGTTCGGCGTGGATGACACCTTCACCACCGTGTACACGCCCATGTACGCGGGCATCCGCCGCACCCCGAAGAACCTGGCCACGGGCGTGGCCAACCGCGGCCAGTTCTCCTGGGACTCGTCCTTCTGGGTGTTCAACTGGGTGTCCAACCAGGCCTACTCGCGCTGGAGCGACATGATCGTCGACGTCCAGAAGGCGCAGGGCGAGCTGGAGGGCCAGTTCCTCGCGGACCAGGCCGACATCGAGAAGAACGCGATGGAGCTGTACAAGAGCACGCCCGAGCAGGCGCGCACCTACCTCACCGAGTACTCGACGCAGCAGGGAGACAAGGTCCACGCCCGCTGGCGCCAGCTGGGAGAGCAGCTGCTCGTGAAGTACATCGACGGCAACGTCCGGGAGGAGACGGGCAAGGTGACCCATCCCAAGTACCCGGAGTCGTGGTACCGGCACATCGTCCAGGACACGGGCACGCGCCTGATGATCCCCGCCGAGAAGAAGCCCGAGGCGAAGCCAGAGCCCAAGCCGGAGCAGAAGCCCGCGCAGAAGCCCTCGGTCGCGCCGGCGCCGTGA
- a CDS encoding DUF2381 family protein, whose product MLPSSTVALVSLVFLGASPTRGPSENALCEDVRRIELAATPEAAREVCVSPGLMTGLLFDAPIVVELEDETRFLEVMRGRNGIGFVPPRDMAPGERLRLTVRFANGAAPDVIPFVLVAHQARATRQVEVYRDTRTRESYQQEVAQERARSRQLLEELERLRAERQVLKGLRGAIVNGTISMTGVQARMFRPEVDGRSVDGLSLVKGAGYRSDTSVALEVWVANSGPEPWMAVEASLMNARGEKVKGLRFWQGEAIAGNGKQQIVVEVENADDAPSGNYSLWLKEAGPRQLTIPGVTIP is encoded by the coding sequence ATGCTCCCATCCTCCACCGTGGCCCTCGTGAGCCTGGTCTTCCTGGGCGCCTCTCCCACCCGGGGTCCCTCCGAGAACGCCCTCTGCGAGGACGTGCGGCGCATCGAGCTGGCCGCGACTCCCGAGGCGGCGCGCGAGGTGTGTGTCAGCCCGGGGCTCATGACCGGGTTGCTCTTCGATGCTCCCATCGTCGTGGAGCTGGAGGACGAGACGCGCTTCCTCGAGGTGATGCGGGGCCGCAACGGTATCGGCTTCGTTCCTCCGCGTGACATGGCTCCCGGGGAGCGCCTGCGGCTGACGGTGCGTTTCGCGAACGGAGCCGCCCCGGACGTCATCCCCTTCGTCCTGGTGGCCCATCAGGCGCGGGCGACCCGGCAGGTGGAGGTGTACCGTGACACGCGCACCCGCGAGTCCTACCAGCAGGAGGTGGCCCAGGAGCGCGCCCGGTCCCGGCAGCTCCTGGAGGAGCTCGAGCGGCTGCGCGCCGAGCGCCAGGTCCTCAAGGGCCTGCGAGGCGCCATCGTCAACGGAACCATCTCGATGACCGGTGTCCAGGCGCGCATGTTCCGGCCCGAGGTCGATGGTCGCTCCGTGGACGGGCTCTCCCTGGTCAAGGGCGCTGGCTATCGCTCCGATACCAGTGTCGCCCTGGAGGTCTGGGTGGCCAACTCGGGCCCGGAGCCCTGGATGGCCGTCGAGGCCTCCTTGATGAACGCTCGGGGCGAGAAGGTGAAGGGCCTGCGCTTCTGGCAGGGCGAGGCCATCGCCGGCAATGGCAAACAGCAGATCGTCGTGGAGGTCGAGAACGCCGATGACGCGCCCTCCGGCAACTACTCGCTCTGGTTGAAGGAGGCGGGTCCCCGCCAGCTCACCATCCCCGGAGTCACCATTCCCTAG
- a CDS encoding endonuclease V, with translation MEYVPLHGWDLTPKQAVALQRELRERLVLRPPRGLKVERVAGADISMSRGAKMAYGGIVVLDAGTLKPVAQASASVKLGFPYVPGLLSFRELPVLVEVWRQLEVRPDVLIFDGQGTAHPRRLGLACHGGMLFGVPSIGCAKSLLVGQHGPLGQERGSLAEIVHQGEVVGMAVRTRKGVLPVYVSPGHLMDLPTAVELVLRVSPRYREPETTRFAHRLVNEVRRLGDPIPSP, from the coding sequence ATGGAGTACGTGCCCCTGCATGGATGGGACCTGACACCCAAGCAGGCCGTGGCGCTCCAGCGCGAGCTGCGTGAGCGTCTGGTGTTGCGTCCGCCCAGAGGACTGAAGGTGGAGCGCGTGGCCGGCGCGGACATCTCCATGAGCCGCGGCGCCAAGATGGCCTATGGCGGCATCGTGGTGCTGGACGCGGGCACGTTGAAGCCCGTGGCCCAGGCCAGTGCCTCGGTGAAGCTGGGTTTTCCCTATGTGCCCGGGCTGCTGTCCTTCCGCGAGCTGCCCGTGCTCGTGGAGGTCTGGCGCCAGTTGGAGGTGCGGCCGGATGTGCTCATCTTCGACGGGCAGGGCACGGCCCACCCCCGGCGTCTCGGCCTCGCGTGTCACGGAGGCATGTTGTTCGGTGTGCCCTCCATTGGATGTGCCAAGTCCCTGCTGGTGGGCCAGCATGGGCCGCTCGGCCAGGAGCGCGGTTCCCTGGCGGAGATCGTCCACCAGGGCGAGGTGGTGGGCATGGCGGTTCGTACTCGCAAGGGCGTGCTGCCTGTTTACGTGTCTCCCGGCCACCTGATGGACCTGCCCACCGCCGTCGAGCTCGTGCTGCGCGTGTCTCCGCGCTATCGCGAGCCGGAGACCACACGGTTCGCTCACAGGTTGGTGAACGAGGTGCGACGCTTGGGGGACCCTATACCCTCACCCTAG
- a CDS encoding FdhF/YdeP family oxidoreductase yields MAEAMRQEQAAESKKDALARTELLPSAQPPTTPEPLQVGAPATSAGGIPAVVSAMKHAWGEMGPVRGTQTLLKVNQTHGFDCPGCAWPDPKHRTSFEFCENGAKAVAEEATTARVTPEFFRQWSLVDLAAQTDHWLGKQGRLTHPMVLREGATHYEPLSWDESFTLIANELNALGSPDEACFYTSGRTSNEAAFLYQLFVRQFGTNNLPDCSNMCHESSGTGLLETIGIGKGTVTLEDFEKAQLIVVIGQNPGTNHPRMLTALEAAKREGCRIVSINPLPEPGLQRFKHPQAVRGVLGSGTPLADLFLQVRINGDVALLQGLGKALLAREAKQPGTVVARDFVENGTLGFEAYATHLDTVSWEDVVEQSGVPRERIETAAEWLAGTDRIIWCWAMGLTQHRNAVGNIQEIVNLTLLRGSIGKPGAGVCPVRGHSNVQGDRTMGIWEKPRPAFLDALSRELGFEPPRHHGLDTVSTIQAMHEGRVKVFFAMGGNFLSATPDTERTAEALRRTRLTVHVSTKLNRAHLVTGKRALILPCLGRTERDAQAGGPQFVTVENSMGVVHASRGTLAPASEHLLSEPVIVARLARAVLGSRSKVEWTSLVEDYDRVRELIARVIPGFEDFNRRVREPGGFSLPNGPREGRFTTQSGKAHFTVHEMARLKLEPGQLLMMTIRTHDQYNTTVYGLDDRYRGIRNGRRVVMLNAEDMKALGVEAGQVVDLTSHFEGQRRVAHRFVVVPYDIPRRCAATYFPEANVLVPLDSFAEKSRTPTSKSVVISLSPSVEA; encoded by the coding sequence ATGGCGGAAGCGATGCGACAGGAGCAGGCGGCGGAGTCCAAGAAGGACGCCCTCGCCCGGACGGAGCTGCTCCCGAGCGCCCAGCCGCCCACCACGCCCGAGCCCCTCCAGGTCGGCGCCCCGGCGACCTCCGCGGGTGGCATCCCGGCGGTGGTGTCCGCGATGAAGCACGCCTGGGGCGAGATGGGACCAGTCCGTGGCACCCAGACGCTCCTGAAGGTGAACCAGACGCACGGCTTCGACTGCCCCGGCTGCGCCTGGCCGGATCCGAAGCACCGCACGTCCTTCGAGTTCTGCGAGAACGGCGCCAAGGCCGTCGCCGAGGAGGCCACCACGGCCCGGGTGACGCCCGAGTTCTTCCGCCAGTGGAGCCTCGTCGACCTGGCCGCACAGACGGACCACTGGCTCGGCAAGCAGGGCCGGCTCACCCACCCCATGGTGCTGCGCGAGGGCGCCACGCACTACGAGCCCCTGTCCTGGGACGAGTCCTTCACGCTCATCGCCAACGAGCTCAACGCGCTCGGCTCGCCGGACGAGGCGTGCTTCTACACCTCGGGGCGCACGAGCAACGAGGCGGCCTTCCTCTACCAGCTCTTCGTACGCCAGTTCGGCACCAACAACCTGCCGGACTGCTCGAACATGTGCCACGAGTCGAGCGGCACGGGGCTGCTGGAGACCATCGGCATCGGCAAGGGCACGGTGACGCTGGAGGACTTCGAGAAGGCCCAGCTCATCGTCGTCATCGGGCAGAACCCGGGCACCAACCACCCGCGCATGCTGACGGCGCTCGAGGCGGCGAAGCGCGAGGGCTGCCGCATCGTCAGCATCAACCCGCTGCCGGAGCCGGGCCTGCAGCGCTTCAAACACCCGCAGGCGGTGCGAGGCGTCCTCGGTTCGGGCACGCCGCTGGCGGACCTCTTCCTCCAGGTGCGCATCAACGGAGACGTGGCGCTGCTCCAAGGACTGGGCAAGGCGCTGCTGGCGCGCGAGGCGAAGCAGCCGGGCACGGTGGTGGCCCGGGACTTCGTGGAGAACGGGACGCTCGGCTTCGAGGCGTACGCGACGCACCTGGACACCGTGTCCTGGGAGGACGTGGTGGAGCAGAGCGGCGTGCCGCGCGAGCGGATCGAAACGGCCGCGGAGTGGCTGGCGGGCACGGACCGCATCATCTGGTGCTGGGCCATGGGGCTGACGCAGCACCGCAACGCGGTGGGCAACATCCAGGAGATCGTCAACCTGACGCTGCTGCGCGGGAGCATCGGCAAGCCGGGAGCGGGCGTGTGCCCGGTGCGCGGCCACAGCAACGTGCAGGGAGACCGGACGATGGGCATCTGGGAGAAGCCCCGTCCCGCGTTCCTGGACGCGCTGTCCCGGGAGCTCGGCTTCGAGCCGCCGCGCCACCACGGCCTCGATACGGTGAGCACCATCCAGGCGATGCACGAGGGCCGGGTGAAGGTCTTCTTCGCCATGGGGGGCAACTTCCTGTCGGCGACGCCGGACACCGAGCGCACCGCCGAGGCCCTGCGCCGCACGCGGCTCACGGTGCACGTGTCCACCAAGCTGAACCGGGCGCACCTCGTCACCGGGAAGCGGGCGCTCATCCTGCCGTGCCTCGGCCGCACCGAGCGCGACGCGCAGGCGGGTGGGCCGCAGTTCGTCACGGTGGAGAACTCGATGGGCGTGGTGCACGCCTCACGGGGGACACTGGCACCGGCCTCGGAGCACCTGCTCAGCGAGCCCGTCATCGTGGCGAGGCTGGCCAGGGCGGTCCTCGGCTCGCGTAGCAAGGTGGAGTGGACCTCACTGGTGGAGGACTACGACCGCGTCCGGGAGCTCATCGCGCGGGTGATTCCGGGCTTCGAGGACTTCAACCGGCGGGTGCGCGAACCGGGAGGCTTCTCCCTGCCGAACGGACCGCGCGAGGGGCGCTTCACCACCCAGAGCGGCAAGGCCCACTTCACCGTGCACGAGATGGCGCGGCTGAAGCTGGAGCCGGGGCAGCTCCTGATGATGACGATCCGCACGCACGACCAGTACAACACGACGGTGTACGGGCTGGACGACCGCTACCGGGGCATCCGCAACGGGCGGCGCGTGGTGATGCTCAACGCCGAGGACATGAAGGCGCTGGGCGTGGAGGCCGGACAGGTGGTGGACCTCACCAGCCACTTCGAGGGCCAGCGGCGCGTGGCCCACCGGTTCGTGGTGGTGCCGTACGACATTCCGCGCCGGTGCGCGGCCACCTACTTCCCCGAGGCCAACGTGCTGGTGCCGCTCGACAGCTTCGCGGAGAAGAGCCGCACGCCGACCTCCAAGTCCGTCGTCATCAGCCTGTCGCCCTCCGTGGAGGCGTAG
- a CDS encoding multidrug effflux MFS transporter: protein MTAPTRKPSGTLALELLLGALTAFAPLSIDMYLPALPSIGTEFQSTPAAVQLTLASFFAGLAIGQFTTGPLIDRFGRTRPLRVGIALYVLGSLGCAIAPGTAVLVAMRFVQALGGAVAIVVSRAVVRDLWSGVEAARTMSRLVLVMGVAPILAPLFGGFVLRLLGWRAIFAALAIVGTLALAAVVKVLPETAPPRSGPRTMASEMAALLGAADFLGPALACAFIQAGMFAYISGASFVFITLHGVSPQHFGWFFGTNALGLVSLSQLNRRLLVTHPPQRILRWALVLSVVAASCVLLVAWSGAFGLWGMAAALFFFVSTLGLVMPNATALALEKHASRAGLASAVLGALQYAIAASASWAVSALYNGTATPMGAVLATVAALAWVAHFLASRSRALPSPEPEREAA, encoded by the coding sequence ATGACCGCTCCCACCCGGAAGCCTTCCGGCACGCTCGCGCTCGAGCTGCTGCTGGGAGCCCTGACGGCGTTCGCTCCGCTGTCCATCGACATGTACCTGCCCGCGCTTCCGAGCATCGGGACGGAGTTCCAGTCGACCCCGGCGGCCGTCCAACTCACGCTCGCCTCGTTCTTCGCCGGACTCGCGATCGGCCAGTTCACCACCGGCCCGCTCATCGACCGGTTCGGCCGCACGCGTCCCCTCCGGGTGGGAATCGCCCTGTACGTGCTGGGCTCGCTGGGCTGCGCCATCGCTCCCGGGACGGCGGTGCTCGTGGCGATGCGCTTCGTGCAGGCGCTCGGGGGCGCGGTGGCCATCGTGGTGTCTCGCGCGGTGGTGAGGGACCTGTGGTCCGGTGTCGAGGCCGCGCGGACGATGTCGCGGCTCGTGCTCGTGATGGGCGTGGCGCCCATCCTCGCGCCCCTCTTCGGCGGTTTTGTTCTGCGGTTGCTGGGGTGGCGCGCCATCTTCGCCGCGCTGGCCATCGTGGGGACGCTGGCGCTCGCCGCCGTGGTGAAGGTGCTGCCCGAGACGGCGCCACCCCGCTCGGGTCCCCGGACGATGGCCTCGGAGATGGCCGCGCTGCTCGGAGCGGCCGACTTCCTGGGCCCGGCGCTCGCCTGCGCCTTCATCCAGGCCGGCATGTTCGCCTACATCTCGGGCGCGTCGTTCGTCTTCATCACGCTGCATGGCGTCTCGCCGCAGCACTTCGGCTGGTTCTTCGGCACCAACGCGTTGGGCCTGGTCTCCCTGTCACAGCTCAACCGCAGGCTGCTGGTGACCCACCCGCCCCAGCGCATCCTGCGCTGGGCCCTGGTCCTGTCCGTTGTCGCGGCCTCGTGCGTGCTGCTGGTCGCGTGGAGCGGTGCCTTCGGCCTGTGGGGCATGGCCGCCGCGCTGTTCTTCTTCGTCTCGACGCTGGGGCTCGTCATGCCCAACGCCACGGCGCTCGCGCTCGAGAAGCACGCCAGCCGCGCGGGGCTCGCCTCCGCGGTGCTCGGCGCGCTCCAGTACGCGATCGCCGCTTCCGCCTCCTGGGCCGTGAGCGCCCTCTACAATGGCACCGCGACCCCCATGGGCGCCGTGCTGGCCACTGTCGCCGCGCTGGCCTGGGTCGCGCATTTCCTCGCGAGCCGCTCGCGCGCGCTCCCGTCTCCGGAGCCGGAGCGGGAGGCCGCCTGA